A genomic stretch from Natronomonas gomsonensis includes:
- a CDS encoding class I SAM-dependent methyltransferase, protein MKEHIRENFDVSTVSYAEYEARTGRFGELALRLYDRMADHGSGRIDSILDAGAGSGISARAFEQRGATPVALDLSRQMLRECSVSDRVQGDFDNLPFRSDTFDAVAFTASLFLAPNPERAVAETRRVLRAGGTVGAVAPLGWRTTAGEDVFAELDRDSRSPADAGEVEAALASEFDLETGTWTFEATGETLRLFHAIPAIAARLYPRLDAEARVERAQQLLADVEGPLEERWRWFVGR, encoded by the coding sequence ATGAAAGAACACATACGGGAGAACTTCGACGTCAGTACGGTCTCCTACGCCGAATACGAGGCCCGAACGGGTCGGTTCGGGGAGTTAGCATTGCGGCTGTACGACCGGATGGCCGACCACGGGTCGGGGCGTATCGACTCCATCCTCGACGCCGGCGCCGGGTCGGGTATCAGCGCCCGTGCCTTCGAACAGCGAGGGGCGACCCCCGTCGCCTTGGATTTGAGTCGACAGATGCTTCGGGAGTGTTCGGTTTCCGACCGCGTACAGGGTGATTTCGACAATCTGCCGTTCCGTTCGGATACCTTCGACGCCGTCGCGTTCACCGCATCGCTGTTTTTGGCGCCGAACCCCGAACGGGCCGTCGCCGAAACGCGGCGCGTGCTCCGAGCGGGCGGCACCGTCGGTGCGGTCGCCCCGCTGGGTTGGCGGACGACCGCGGGCGAGGACGTCTTCGCGGAACTCGACCGCGACTCCCGCTCGCCGGCCGATGCCGGCGAGGTCGAGGCCGCACTCGCCAGCGAATTCGACCTCGAAACGGGAACGTGGACCTTCGAAGCGACCGGTGAGACGCTTCGGCTCTTCCACGCCATCCCCGCAATCGCTGCCCGACTGTATCCTCGACTCGACGCCGAAGCCCGAGTCGAACGCGCCCAGCAGTTACTCGCGGATGTCGAGGGACCGCTCGAAGAACGGTGGCGCTGGTTCGTCGGGCGCTGA
- a CDS encoding DHH family phosphoesterase yields the protein MSSAISMASMSTYAILGCGSVGHAVAEELVAEGKDVLILDRDEGRVEALRDQDLDARTADIAEEAAAQAVSDRDVILILSPDVEANKVAVETIRERAEDKFIIVRASDPVTADELTEAGADVVINPSAVIADSALRALEQGELEFKATQLADVIDSGESLAILAHRSPGPDSIASAVALQAIANARDVSADILYEGEIGHQENRAFVNLLGIELTPLSDADLDSYDNLALVDCAKAADPVVDGTVDIFIDHFEPEVEYDAEFTDIRPNVSSTSTILTKYIQEFDITPPEEVATALLYGIRAETLDFKRDTTPADLTAAAYLYPFANHDTLEQVESPSMSPETLDVLAEAIRNREVKGSHLVSNAGFIRDRDALSQAAQHLLNLEGITTSAVFAIADDTIYLAARSKDIRMNIGNVLQDAFGEIGEVVGHSTDASAEIPLGIFTGLEITGDNRETLLSLTEEAVRTKLFEAMGVEGGSSGGEGANGS from the coding sequence ATGAGCAGCGCCATCTCGATGGCTTCGATGTCGACGTATGCGATTCTCGGCTGCGGAAGCGTCGGCCACGCCGTCGCGGAGGAACTCGTCGCGGAGGGAAAGGACGTACTGATTCTCGACCGCGACGAGGGGCGCGTGGAGGCGCTCAGAGACCAAGACCTCGACGCCCGCACCGCCGACATCGCCGAGGAGGCGGCGGCTCAAGCCGTCTCCGACCGCGACGTCATCCTCATTCTCTCGCCCGACGTCGAGGCCAACAAGGTGGCAGTCGAAACCATCCGCGAGCGCGCCGAGGACAAGTTCATCATCGTCCGCGCCTCCGACCCCGTCACCGCCGACGAACTCACCGAGGCCGGCGCAGACGTGGTCATCAACCCCTCGGCGGTCATCGCGGATTCGGCGCTTCGCGCACTCGAACAGGGCGAGTTGGAGTTCAAGGCCACGCAACTGGCCGATGTCATCGACTCCGGTGAGTCGCTGGCCATCCTCGCCCACCGCTCGCCCGGTCCGGACTCCATCGCCTCGGCCGTCGCGCTGCAGGCTATCGCGAACGCCCGCGACGTATCCGCCGACATCCTCTATGAGGGCGAAATCGGCCACCAGGAGAACCGCGCGTTCGTCAACCTCCTGGGTATCGAGTTGACGCCGCTGTCGGACGCCGACCTCGACAGTTACGACAACCTCGCGCTCGTCGACTGTGCGAAGGCCGCCGACCCCGTCGTCGACGGCACCGTCGACATCTTCATCGACCACTTCGAACCCGAAGTCGAATACGACGCGGAGTTCACCGACATCCGGCCGAACGTCTCCTCGACATCGACGATTCTGACGAAGTACATCCAGGAGTTCGACATCACGCCGCCGGAGGAGGTGGCCACCGCACTGCTGTACGGTATTCGGGCAGAGACCCTCGATTTCAAACGGGATACGACGCCGGCGGACCTCACCGCGGCGGCGTACCTCTATCCGTTCGCCAACCACGACACCCTCGAACAGGTCGAGTCACCGTCGATGAGTCCGGAGACGTTGGACGTACTCGCCGAGGCGATTCGGAACCGCGAGGTCAAGGGGAGTCATCTCGTCTCCAACGCCGGATTCATCCGGGACCGCGATGCGCTGTCCCAAGCCGCCCAACACCTGCTCAACCTTGAGGGTATCACGACTTCGGCGGTGTTCGCCATCGCCGACGACACGATTTACCTCGCCGCTCGGTCGAAGGACATCCGGATGAACATCGGCAACGTGTTGCAGGACGCCTTCGGGGAAATCGGCGAGGTGGTCGGCCACTCGACGGACGCCTCCGCGGAAATCCCGCTCGGTATCTTCACCGGACTGGAGATAACCGGCGACAACCGCGAGACACTGCTGTCGCTCACCGAGGAAGCGGTTCGGACGAAACTGTTCGAAGCGATGGGCGTCGAAGGCGGAAGTAGCGGGGGAGAAGGGGCGAACGGGAGTTAA
- a CDS encoding PRC-barrel domain-containing protein: MESVPQEITSLVGREVYSNKGVFVGEVEDIRLDLDSEVVTGLALGEVNRDLFDTRVSGSKGVIIPYRWVRAVGDIVLVNDVVERLREPEEEEAPA; encoded by the coding sequence ATGGAGTCCGTCCCCCAAGAAATCACGTCGCTCGTCGGCCGAGAAGTCTACTCGAACAAGGGCGTCTTCGTCGGCGAGGTCGAGGACATCCGCCTCGACCTCGACAGCGAAGTCGTCACCGGACTGGCCCTCGGTGAGGTCAACCGCGACCTCTTCGATACGCGTGTCAGTGGCTCGAAGGGGGTCATCATCCCGTATCGGTGGGTCCGAGCGGTCGGTGATATCGTACTCGTCAACGATGTCGTCGAACGGCTCCGAGAACCCGAAGAGGAAGAGGCGCCGGCTTAA
- a CDS encoding IS6 family transposase codes for MAEITRLSGCSDWIELDFVERERTPSELMKLGIRLHLAGLSLSNTIRELEKFGVERSRKAVHDWVQKADLQPADDTSPDHVALDETVIQINGQQFWLYAAVDPETNKFLHVRLFTTTTTALTQRFLQELREKHDVSDAVFLVDYAKHLAAALRRAGLRFQTIRHGNRNAVERIFREIKRRTSSFSNSFSHVQPTTAETWLQAFAVWWNSLN; via the coding sequence ATGGCAGAAATCACACGCCTCAGCGGTTGTAGCGACTGGATCGAGTTAGATTTTGTGGAGCGAGAGCGGACACCGAGCGAGCTGATGAAGCTCGGTATTCGACTCCATCTGGCTGGTCTATCACTTTCGAATACCATTCGAGAACTTGAGAAGTTCGGTGTCGAACGGTCACGAAAAGCCGTTCACGATTGGGTGCAGAAAGCCGATCTACAGCCAGCCGACGATACCAGTCCGGATCACGTTGCGCTTGACGAAACGGTGATCCAAATCAACGGTCAGCAGTTTTGGCTGTACGCCGCTGTCGATCCAGAGACAAACAAATTCCTGCACGTACGGCTGTTTACGACCACTACAACTGCATTGACACAGCGATTTCTGCAGGAACTTCGTGAGAAACACGACGTCTCTGACGCCGTGTTTCTCGTCGATTACGCCAAACATTTAGCGGCAGCACTCCGCCGAGCAGGGCTCCGATTTCAGACGATCCGGCATGGAAATCGGAATGCTGTCGAACGTATCTTTAGAGAGATAAAACGACGAACTTCTTCGTTTAGTAATAGCTTTAGCCACGTGCAGCCGACGACGGCAGAAACATGGCTGCAAGCCTTCGCCGTCTGGTGGAATTCACTTAACTAA
- the trxA gene encoding thioredoxin has product MSDSEDIEDIRAKKREELTAKAGSPSEPVHVNGAGHLEELLEENHVALVDFYADWCGPCKMLEPTVEELAAETNAAVLKVDVDAHQNIAQQYQVQGVPTLYLFVDGEPADRMVGVQEKASLANKIEQHA; this is encoded by the coding sequence ATGAGCGATTCCGAAGACATCGAAGACATTCGAGCGAAGAAACGCGAGGAACTGACGGCCAAAGCCGGCTCGCCCAGCGAACCGGTCCACGTAAACGGCGCCGGCCACCTCGAGGAACTCCTCGAAGAGAACCACGTCGCGTTGGTCGATTTCTACGCCGATTGGTGTGGTCCCTGCAAGATGCTCGAACCGACCGTCGAGGAACTCGCCGCCGAGACGAACGCGGCTGTCCTGAAAGTCGACGTCGACGCCCACCAGAACATCGCCCAGCAGTATCAGGTCCAGGGCGTTCCCACGCTGTATCTGTTCGTCGACGGCGAACCCGCAGACCGAATGGTCGGCGTCCAAGAGAAGGCATCGCTGGCGAACAAAATCGAACAGCACGCCTGA
- the bioB gene encoding biotin synthase BioB — protein MVYETGNQTVDDAVRRVLDGETLDRTDGLALIAQPAEALAAGADLVRREFSDGTVDACSIVNAKAGDCAEDCGFCAQSAHFDTGIDTYGFLGPEKVLEAAKRAEADGAQRFGIVVAEKGVSKEHRPDEWNEIIEAIRLVRDETDVEVDASLGLLTEDEAEILSEEGLNHYNHNIETSRRYFPEVVGTHDFEDRLKTLRRAKAAGMELCAGVILGMGESPTDRVDAAIELQDIGVSSLPVNILNPVAGTPMGDADHAAISKSEVIKTIAVYRLLHPHSRVRLTGGREVNLAPDEQHLPFEAGADGMLTGDYLTTEGQDPGDDIEIVERAGLEPNRAVNDFDPEEVKAKHRDPATDTAVGTATSNATSELDD, from the coding sequence GTGGTTTACGAAACAGGTAACCAAACGGTCGACGACGCGGTCCGGCGAGTTCTCGATGGTGAGACCTTAGACCGGACCGACGGGCTGGCGCTTATCGCCCAACCGGCCGAGGCGTTGGCCGCCGGCGCCGACCTCGTCCGTCGGGAGTTCTCCGATGGGACGGTCGACGCCTGCAGCATCGTCAACGCGAAGGCGGGCGACTGCGCCGAAGACTGCGGCTTCTGTGCCCAATCAGCCCACTTCGACACCGGCATCGACACCTACGGCTTTCTCGGGCCGGAGAAGGTGCTCGAAGCCGCGAAACGCGCCGAGGCCGACGGTGCCCAGCGCTTCGGCATCGTCGTCGCCGAGAAGGGCGTCTCGAAGGAACACCGCCCGGATGAGTGGAACGAAATCATCGAAGCGATTCGGTTGGTTCGCGACGAAACCGACGTGGAGGTCGACGCCTCACTCGGATTACTCACCGAAGATGAAGCCGAAATCCTCTCCGAGGAAGGCCTCAATCACTACAATCACAACATCGAGACCTCTCGACGGTACTTCCCGGAGGTCGTCGGTACCCACGACTTCGAGGACCGACTGAAGACGCTCCGGCGGGCGAAAGCCGCCGGGATGGAATTGTGTGCCGGTGTCATCCTCGGGATGGGCGAATCCCCCACGGACCGCGTGGACGCCGCCATCGAACTGCAGGATATCGGCGTCTCCTCGCTGCCAGTGAACATCCTCAACCCCGTCGCCGGCACGCCAATGGGCGATGCCGACCACGCCGCCATCTCGAAGTCGGAGGTCATCAAGACCATCGCGGTGTACCGACTGCTCCATCCCCACTCCCGGGTCCGACTGACGGGTGGTCGTGAAGTCAACCTCGCACCCGACGAACAGCACTTGCCATTCGAGGCCGGCGCCGACGGAATGCTGACCGGCGATTACCTCACGACCGAGGGACAGGACCCCGGCGACGACATCGAAATCGTCGAGCGGGCAGGTCTGGAGCCGAATCGCGCGGTCAACGACTTCGACCCCGAGGAAGTGAAAGCCAAGCACCGAGACCCCGCCACCGACACGGCCGTCGGGACGGCGACGAGCAACGCAACGAGCGAACTGGACGACTAA
- a CDS encoding transcriptional regulator — protein MEDINFAVLGTGGIGRRALEYSTRKDGLTPVAACDRHGVAVDHDGLDVEELLAATEGNIASEARRASTESGEQGEPRTDGGAVAVKQSGERKGVAASVQADSTETPIDDIIAESEAIDAVLIALPNLEHDFIPRVADRFAEADYEGVLVDVLKRSRVIDMLDERTEAFEESGITFVCGAGATPGFLTGAAALAAQSFVEVEDVEIWWGVGLKSGYEDNRGTVREDIAHLDGYDIETARDLSDAEIEAIIEDHDGRIEFEDMEHADDVLLERAGICDAEDVTVGGILDVRSDEKPTTTTVSVTGRTFDGEVGTNTFQLDDATSMEANVNGPALGYLKAGVRRNRAGEYGVFGPADLMPGF, from the coding sequence ATGGAAGATATCAACTTCGCAGTACTGGGAACCGGTGGCATCGGCCGACGAGCACTCGAATACTCGACGCGGAAAGACGGACTCACGCCCGTCGCGGCGTGTGACCGCCACGGCGTCGCCGTCGACCACGACGGCCTCGACGTGGAGGAACTGCTGGCGGCGACGGAGGGGAATATTGCGAGCGAGGCGCGACGCGCCTCGACCGAGAGCGGTGAGCAAGGCGAACCGCGAACTGACGGCGGAGCGGTTGCAGTCAAACAGTCCGGCGAACGGAAAGGCGTCGCCGCCTCCGTGCAGGCTGACTCCACGGAAACGCCAATCGACGACATCATTGCCGAGTCGGAGGCCATCGATGCGGTTCTCATCGCGCTGCCGAACCTCGAACACGATTTCATCCCCCGCGTCGCCGACCGTTTCGCCGAGGCCGACTACGAGGGCGTCCTCGTCGACGTGCTGAAACGCTCCCGCGTCATCGACATGCTCGACGAACGAACCGAGGCCTTCGAAGAATCCGGCATCACCTTCGTCTGCGGTGCGGGTGCGACGCCCGGATTCCTCACGGGCGCTGCGGCCCTCGCCGCCCAGTCGTTCGTCGAAGTCGAGGACGTCGAAATCTGGTGGGGCGTCGGTCTCAAATCGGGCTACGAGGACAACCGCGGCACCGTTCGCGAAGACATCGCCCACCTCGATGGCTACGACATCGAGACCGCACGCGACCTCTCCGACGCGGAAATCGAGGCCATCATCGAGGACCACGACGGCCGAATCGAGTTCGAGGACATGGAACACGCCGACGACGTGCTGCTCGAACGGGCCGGCATCTGTGACGCCGAAGACGTGACCGTCGGCGGCATCCTGGACGTCCGCTCCGACGAGAAGCCGACGACGACAACCGTCAGCGTCACCGGCAGGACCTTCGACGGCGAGGTCGGCACCAACACCTTCCAACTCGACGACGCCACGAGCATGGAGGCCAACGTCAACGGCCCGGCGCTCGGCTACCTGAAGGCGGGCGTCCGACGGAACCGCGCCGGCGAGTACGGCGTCTTCGGTCCCGCCGACCTGATGCCGGGCTTTTGA
- a CDS encoding aminotransferase class I/II-fold pyridoxal phosphate-dependent enzyme, whose product MSLQHSHGFDLQARLRDREQSGLRRDLTPVESVAARTPVAEDPGGDPPVFGEQRLVFAANNYLGLAGDERVAAAAAEAAREVGTGAGASRLVVGDTPTHRSLERRLADEKGTERALAFSSGYAANVGTLTALDPDVIFSDELNHASIVDGARLSKADVVVYDHCDAEALAEAMDARAEAGPTESWLVVTDSVFSMDGDVAPLEAICDAADAYGAWVMVDEAHATGVYDGGIVGEGGLGDRIDVQLGTLSKALGAQGGFVAGDEPLVEHLLNAARSFVFSTGLAPPAAAAAERALELAPKRRNALWENVERLRSGLVELGYDVWGDTHVLPVVVGDRDTAVALDERLQEAGIVAPAIRPPTVPAGESRIRLAPQSTHTDADIDRCLAAFEAAGEEVGFL is encoded by the coding sequence ATGAGTCTCCAGCACTCCCACGGCTTCGACCTCCAAGCGCGACTCCGGGACCGTGAGCAGTCGGGCCTCCGGCGTGACCTCACGCCCGTCGAGTCGGTCGCCGCCCGAACCCCCGTCGCCGAAGACCCCGGTGGCGACCCGCCGGTCTTCGGCGAACAGCGACTCGTCTTCGCCGCCAACAACTACCTCGGACTCGCGGGCGACGAACGGGTCGCTGCGGCCGCCGCCGAGGCGGCCCGCGAAGTCGGCACCGGCGCCGGGGCCTCCCGACTCGTCGTCGGTGACACCCCGACCCACCGCTCGCTGGAGCGCCGACTCGCAGACGAGAAGGGAACCGAGCGGGCGCTGGCGTTCTCCTCGGGGTACGCCGCCAACGTCGGGACGCTCACCGCCTTAGACCCCGACGTCATTTTCTCGGACGAACTCAACCACGCCAGCATCGTCGACGGCGCACGCCTCTCGAAGGCCGACGTGGTGGTGTACGACCACTGCGACGCCGAGGCGCTGGCCGAGGCCATGGACGCCCGAGCGGAGGCCGGGCCAACGGAGTCGTGGCTCGTCGTCACCGACTCGGTGTTTTCGATGGACGGCGACGTGGCACCGTTGGAAGCGATCTGTGACGCCGCCGACGCCTACGGCGCGTGGGTGATGGTCGACGAGGCCCACGCCACGGGCGTCTACGACGGTGGCATCGTCGGCGAGGGAGGCCTCGGAGACCGCATCGACGTGCAGTTGGGGACGCTCTCGAAGGCGCTGGGCGCACAGGGTGGGTTCGTCGCCGGCGACGAACCGCTCGTCGAACACCTCCTCAACGCCGCACGGTCCTTTGTATTCTCGACGGGGCTGGCCCCGCCCGCGGCGGCGGCCGCCGAACGGGCGCTGGAACTCGCCCCCAAGCGTCGCAACGCACTGTGGGAGAACGTCGAACGGCTCCGTTCGGGATTGGTGGAACTCGGCTACGACGTGTGGGGCGACACCCACGTCCTGCCGGTGGTCGTCGGCGACCGTGACACCGCCGTCGCGCTCGATGAACGTCTGCAGGAAGCGGGCATCGTCGCGCCGGCGATTCGCCCCCCGACGGTTCCTGCCGGAGAGAGTCGGATTCGACTCGCACCGCAGTCGACCCACACGGACGCCGATATCGACCGCTGTCTCGCTGCCTTCGAGGCTGCAGGTGAGGAGGTCGGTTTCCTGTGA
- the bioD gene encoding dethiobiotin synthase encodes MSLAVVGTDTGVGKTVVTATLVAALRNADTDARAIKPAQTGFPEDDDAAFVQHVCGTDDAAVRLRTYGEPLAPAVAARRADDPIAYDALVADTREALADSNAAVVEGAGGLRVPLSNDPPREILDLVADLDVPALVVARSVLGTLNHTALTVEALRRRDVSVAGIALNRYEGATVAERTNPTELERMCDCPVWTLPELEDTTPKQISGLTDHLPAHRLMGE; translated from the coding sequence GTGAGCCTCGCCGTCGTCGGGACGGACACGGGCGTCGGCAAGACGGTGGTGACCGCAACACTCGTCGCGGCGCTTCGGAACGCCGACACTGACGCCCGTGCTATCAAACCCGCCCAGACCGGATTTCCCGAGGACGACGACGCCGCGTTCGTCCAGCACGTCTGTGGGACTGACGACGCCGCGGTGCGACTCCGAACCTACGGTGAACCGCTGGCACCTGCCGTCGCCGCACGCCGGGCGGACGACCCCATCGCCTACGATGCCCTCGTGGCCGATACCCGCGAGGCGCTCGCCGACAGCAACGCGGCCGTCGTCGAGGGGGCGGGCGGACTCCGGGTGCCGCTGTCGAACGACCCACCGCGAGAGATTCTCGACCTCGTCGCCGACCTCGACGTGCCGGCGTTGGTCGTCGCTCGCTCGGTCCTTGGGACGCTCAACCACACGGCGCTGACCGTCGAGGCGCTTCGACGCCGGGACGTGTCCGTCGCCGGCATCGCACTCAACCGATACGAGGGTGCCACCGTCGCAGAACGGACGAACCCGACGGAACTCGAACGGATGTGTGACTGTCCGGTCTGGACGCTCCCGGAACTGGAGGACACGACACCGAAGCAAATCAGCGGCCTCACGGACCACCTGCCCGCACACAGACTGATGGGGGAGTGA
- a CDS encoding class I SAM-dependent methyltransferase, producing the protein MDETDAFGRMVLDFHRDDYDGSGRYRSHTGATREGHPEWYFGDSFPPESEAALKRVRETGGTVVDAGCGAGSHALALQRKGTNVVATDVSGGALRVARDRGVERVARADLRSLPVVADCVFLAGTQFGVGGTVTALQETLSALEDATTEGGRVVGDFKDPFAVADDHVAGREELLDFDREAGVARRRMRTEYRDLVGPWLDLLCLTPAAAGDAIDVTAWSVTDIIEGDGARYFVVCDR; encoded by the coding sequence ATGGACGAGACGGATGCCTTCGGTCGGATGGTTCTTGACTTCCACCGCGACGACTACGACGGCAGCGGCCGCTACCGGAGCCACACCGGCGCGACCCGCGAGGGCCATCCCGAGTGGTACTTTGGCGACTCCTTTCCGCCGGAAAGCGAAGCGGCTCTAAAGCGAGTTCGCGAGACCGGCGGTACCGTCGTCGACGCCGGCTGTGGCGCCGGTTCACACGCGCTTGCCCTCCAGCGGAAGGGGACCAACGTGGTGGCAACGGACGTGAGTGGGGGCGCACTCCGGGTTGCCCGTGACCGGGGCGTCGAACGAGTCGCCCGCGCTGACCTCCGGTCGCTGCCGGTCGTCGCCGACTGCGTCTTTCTCGCCGGGACGCAGTTCGGCGTCGGCGGAACCGTCACGGCGTTACAGGAGACGCTTTCGGCGCTCGAAGACGCCACAACCGAAGGTGGTCGCGTCGTCGGTGATTTCAAAGACCCCTTCGCTGTCGCCGACGACCACGTCGCCGGACGGGAGGAACTGCTCGACTTCGACCGCGAAGCCGGCGTCGCGCGCCGACGGATGCGAACCGAGTACCGCGACCTCGTGGGGCCGTGGCTGGATTTGCTCTGTCTCACGCCCGCGGCCGCCGGAGATGCTATCGATGTGACGGCGTGGTCGGTCACCGACATCATCGAAGGCGACGGCGCACGATACTTCGTCGTCTGTGACCGCTGA
- a CDS encoding phosphotransacetylase family protein, with translation MTLLVTSTKESTGKTAVALSLARAARERGERVGYMKPKGTRLQSSVGKTLDEDPLLAREVLDLDSQTHEMEPVVYSSTFIQEAIRGREDPEALRERITEEFEGMAEDTDRMILEGGGSLTTGGIVGLTDRDIAELLDATVVLVVPYAQPSDIDEVLAAAEFLGDRLGGVLFNAVPDAAFDSLASDVVPFLEGRGVRVFGTVPRDRDLAGVTVAELATELGADVLTSEAPTDGLLERFVVGAMTAGEALGQLRRVRDAALITGGDRTDVVTAALEASGVECLLLTGGFRPPEAVLGRAEAADVPVLLVGADTKTTLDRAENIIRSGRTRDTHTVERMGELLRDYADIDAMLGA, from the coding sequence ATGACCCTACTCGTCACCTCGACCAAAGAGAGCACAGGCAAGACCGCCGTCGCACTGTCGTTGGCCAGAGCCGCCCGAGAGCGCGGCGAGCGCGTCGGCTACATGAAACCCAAAGGGACGCGACTGCAATCGTCGGTCGGCAAGACGCTCGACGAGGACCCGCTTTTGGCCCGCGAGGTGTTGGACCTCGACAGCCAGACCCACGAGATGGAGCCGGTCGTCTACTCCTCGACGTTCATCCAAGAGGCGATTCGCGGTCGCGAGGACCCCGAGGCCCTCCGTGAACGAATTACCGAGGAGTTCGAGGGGATGGCCGAAGACACCGACCGGATGATACTCGAAGGGGGCGGGTCGCTGACGACTGGGGGTATCGTCGGATTAACCGACCGCGACATCGCCGAATTGCTCGATGCGACGGTCGTCCTCGTCGTTCCCTACGCCCAACCGAGCGACATCGACGAGGTGTTGGCCGCCGCCGAGTTCCTCGGCGACCGCCTCGGCGGCGTTCTGTTCAACGCGGTTCCCGACGCGGCGTTCGACAGCCTCGCAAGCGACGTTGTTCCATTCCTCGAAGGGCGGGGGGTTCGGGTGTTCGGCACCGTCCCGCGTGACCGCGACCTCGCGGGCGTCACGGTCGCGGAACTGGCCACGGAACTCGGTGCCGACGTGCTGACCAGCGAGGCGCCGACCGACGGCCTCCTCGAACGATTCGTCGTCGGTGCGATGACCGCCGGCGAGGCGCTCGGGCAACTCCGCCGAGTCCGCGACGCCGCGCTCATCACCGGCGGCGACCGGACCGACGTGGTAACTGCCGCACTGGAGGCATCGGGCGTCGAGTGTCTGCTGTTGACCGGTGGGTTCCGGCCGCCCGAGGCCGTCCTCGGCCGTGCCGAAGCCGCCGACGTGCCGGTCCTACTCGTGGGTGCCGACACCAAGACGACACTCGACCGCGCCGAGAACATCATTCGCTCGGGACGAACCCGCGACACACACACCGTCGAGCGGATGGGTGAGCTCCTACGCGACTACGCGGACATCGACGCGATGCTCGGAGCCTAG